Proteins from one Cryptomeria japonica chromosome 4, Sugi_1.0, whole genome shotgun sequence genomic window:
- the LOC131040913 gene encoding probable LRR receptor-like serine/threonine-protein kinase At4g36180 has protein sequence MAWIYPAPGKSGSLLYRLSDCSYSFPWFNVPCFRSFQPSSTAGEISQPPSVLRAFLVPATDEIAKSYSLLNLFSLRCCPPNPKFGSLRHLDLSGNEKRDFPEQISTWLQNFTALQMLDLSGCTLSGNIFPIWNLPLRNLSLDSNHLSGDASFIFCNQSLLSWLSLMDNNFGGMILVNISLPSLTHLDLSFNNFGGLVLESIARMVKLQHLILGYNNFSGQIPILLSQLSSLSFLDLGLNQFSGGIPSNLGDLSNLQYLDLSKNQLNGSIPSRFTPLSRLEYLDLSFNMFTSAELELFENLTRLQFLIMSNNKLTLNFSSIWNPSFWLQGALPLLLSAVEYLDLSDNFFSGSILPLVGLNLITLILFGNNLSGAFTSSICSPYMDILDLSSNKLSGSLPPSLANCSSLGVLNITNNDFDGEIPQDIGNITSLGVLHMNDNKQRGSLPSSLRYYISLKILDLGNNGIEGHIPNWIKYLQQLRIINLSFNKLRGMIPSEIPQLQNPQILDISKNSLTGELPTNFSGF, from the exons ATGGCGTGGATTTATCCGGCACCGGGAAAGAGTGGGAGTCTGCTGTATCGTCTCTCAGACTGCTCGTACAGCTTTCCATGGTTCAATGTGCCCTGTTTCCGCTCTTTCCAGCCAAGTTCGACAGCTGGAGAAATCTCTCAGCCTCCCTCC gtcttaagggcatttttagTCCCTGCCACCGACGAAATAGCTAAAAGCTATTCTCTTTTGAATTT gttctcacttaggtgttgtcctCCGAATCCAAAATTTGGATCACTCCGCCATCTTGACCTCAGTGGCAACGAGAAAAGGGATTTTCCGGAGCAGATCTCGACGTGGCTGCAGAACTTTACAGCACTGCAAATGCTAGATCTCAGCGGATGCACACTTTCTGGTAACATTTTTCCTATTTGGAATCTTCCCCTTCGAAACCTCAGCTTAGATTCCAACCATTTAAGTGGGGATGCTTCTTTTATTTTCTGTAATCAGTCGCTTCTCTCTTGGTTGTCGCTCATGGATAACAACTTTGGGGGCATGATTCTTGTGAATATTTCTTTACCTTCTTTGACCCaccttgacctctccttcaataaTTTCGGAGGCCTGGTACTTGAGAGCATTGCAAGGATGGTGAAGCTGCAACACCTTATTCTAGGGTACAACAATTTCAGTGGGCAAATACCCATTTTGTTGTCCCAATTGTCATCTCTTAGTTTTCTTGATTTGGGTTTGAATCAATTCAGTGGCGGCATTCCAAGCAATTTGGGAGATTTATCCAATTTGCAGTATTTAGACCTCAGTAAAAATCAGCTCAATGGCAGCATCCCATCCAGATTTACGCCCCTTTCTCGGCTGGAGTATCTAGATCTGTCATTCAACATGTTTACAAGTGCTGAATTGGAACTTTTTGAAAATCTCACTAGGTTGCAATTTCTTATCATGTCTAACAACAAGCTGACTTTGAATTTCAGCTCTATTTGGAATCCAAGTTTTTGGCTTCAG GGCGCTCTTCCCCTTCTTTTGTCAGCAGTAGAATATCTAGATCTTTCAGACAATTTCTTCAGCGGTTCCATTCTACCATTGGTAGGCCTCAATTTAATAACCTTGATTTTATTTGGGAACAATCTCAGCGGAGCTTTCACATCTTCCATCTGCAGCCCTTACATGGACATCCTGGATCTGTCCAGCAACAAGCTATCAGGGAGCCTCCCTCCAAGTCTAGCAAATTGCTCTAGTCTGGGAGTTCTCAATATtacaaacaatgattttgatggagaaattCCTCAAGACATAGGAAATATCACCTCCTTGGGAGTCCTCCACATGAATGACAACAAGCAAAGGGGATCCCTTCCCTCCTCTCTCAGGTACTACATAAGTTTAAAAATTCTAGATTTGGGAAACAATGGGATTGAAGGGCATATCCCTAACTGGATTAAATACCTTCAACAGTTGCGTATTATTAATTTAAGCTTTAATAAGCTGAGAGGCATGATACCCTCAGAGATACCGCAACTACAAAATCCTCAGATCCTTGATATTTCAAAAAATAGTTTGACTGGCGAACTTCCTACCAACTTCTCTGGCTTTTAG
- the LOC131040912 gene encoding putative receptor like protein 25: MINQSNHAYLIGCNYYYAHLFFENDIDLFNKGQQMQYQKILSIFTLIDLTDNQLTGKIPEELRILKALISLNISRNNLTGEIPSSLGDMQDLESLDLSHNLLTRPIPDSLGNVNMLGYLDLSYNNLSGRIPQVRHLDTFGGLSYVGNAGLCGAPLNISCGTSAPPLEQPVKVEAEGEDNTWWAMAVGLCYGLGVGLVVRLLSFDRDGRRLYFQFLDDLIRTLCERLPRR, from the coding sequence ATGATAAATCAAAGCAACCATGCCTATCTAATAGGGTGCAATTACTATTATGCCCATTTATTCTTTGAGAATGATATAGATTTGTTTAACAAAGGCCAGCAAatgcagtatcaaaaaattctatccATCTTTACTCTTATTGATTTAACAGATAACCAATTAACAGGCAAGATTCCAGAGGAGCTGAGAATCCTCAAGGCTTTGATATCACTGAATATTTCAAGGAACAATTTAACAGGAGAAATTCCTAGTTCCCTAGGGGATATGCAAGATTTGGAATCGCTAGACCTTTCCCACAATTTATTAACTAGGCCCATCCCTGATAGCCTGGGAAACGTCAACATGCTGGGCTATTTAGATCTATCCTATAATAATTTGTCTGGCAGGATTCCACAGGTTagacatctagacacatttggtggcCTCTCCTATGTGGGCAATGCCGGCCTATGTGGGGCTCCCTTAAATATCAGCTGTGGGACAAGTGCACCTCCATTAGAGCAACCAGTAAAGGTGGAAGCTGAAGGGGAGGACAATACATGGTGGGCTATGGCAGTAGGGCTATGTTATGGATTGGGAGTGGGTCTAGTTGTCAGGTTATTGTCTTTTGACAGGGACGGGAGGAGGCTATATTTTCAGTTCCTGGATGACCTCATCCGAACGTTGTGTGAAAGGTTGCCAAGGAGATGA